The Urbifossiella limnaea genome has a window encoding:
- a CDS encoding POT-type proton-dependent oligopeptide transporter, translating into MGTDAATDPVPTSHPVGFRFFFWGEFAERCSYYGMRAILALYMTEKLGVDKADAGTFMSLFIAACYFFPLVGGYVADNFLGKYWTIVLFSVPYVAAQFLVGIEDKYVVFGALVLLAMGSGVIKPNISTLMGMTYEQQRPGQEQLLTSAFSWFYMAINFGAGISQLAMPWLRTNYSYQVAFLFPAGLMALALMLFAAGKRYYAKETIERKVVTDGPPPEDTTTITGIPVRYKAVTQAEKDADRALKIQVLSRIGLVFLLVMFFWAIFDQSASTWIFFADTYMENILFGVPVTADQIQAFNAWFIVLLVPASVFLFKSLDQAGLKVKATQKMAVGFLFTGLAMAIMSLAGFMAGAKQDAVKITTPEGAVVVPVAKTPLKDVKAGTAEFGPVKVTAADWAYDEGKKRLTFASGTVRLADGKELLVTGGHLVAEEFPDAAGWERGGVLEPLLKSGEDRAKAGTEPTKATAEVIDWVKPAERVTVWWQVLAYLIITVAEILISVTGLELAFVAAPQSMKSFVTGCWLAVVFLANLLINAPITRLYPVMAPGVYFAMLAGAMVVVVVVFIPVAMAFNRGMAAQANTAPRRIGEAETEAV; encoded by the coding sequence CAGCCACCCGGTCGGGTTCCGATTCTTCTTCTGGGGCGAGTTCGCCGAGCGCTGCTCGTACTACGGGATGCGGGCGATCCTCGCCCTGTACATGACCGAGAAGCTCGGCGTGGACAAGGCCGACGCCGGCACGTTCATGTCGCTGTTCATCGCGGCGTGCTACTTCTTCCCGCTCGTCGGCGGGTACGTGGCCGACAACTTCCTCGGCAAGTACTGGACGATCGTGCTGTTCTCGGTGCCGTACGTCGCGGCCCAGTTCCTCGTCGGCATCGAGGACAAGTACGTGGTGTTCGGGGCGCTGGTGCTGCTGGCGATGGGGAGCGGCGTCATCAAGCCGAACATCTCGACCCTGATGGGGATGACCTACGAGCAGCAGCGGCCCGGCCAGGAGCAGCTCCTGACCAGCGCGTTCAGCTGGTTCTACATGGCGATCAACTTCGGCGCCGGCATCTCGCAGCTGGCGATGCCGTGGCTGCGGACGAACTACAGCTACCAGGTGGCGTTCCTGTTCCCGGCCGGGCTGATGGCGCTGGCCCTGATGCTGTTCGCCGCCGGCAAGCGGTACTACGCCAAGGAGACGATCGAGCGGAAGGTGGTGACCGACGGCCCCCCGCCGGAGGACACGACGACGATCACCGGCATCCCGGTCCGGTACAAGGCGGTGACCCAGGCCGAGAAGGACGCCGACCGGGCGCTGAAGATTCAGGTGCTCAGCCGGATCGGGCTGGTGTTCCTGCTGGTGATGTTCTTCTGGGCCATCTTCGACCAGTCGGCCAGCACGTGGATCTTCTTCGCCGACACGTACATGGAGAACATCCTGTTCGGCGTGCCGGTCACGGCCGACCAGATTCAGGCGTTCAACGCCTGGTTCATCGTGCTGCTGGTGCCGGCGAGCGTGTTCCTGTTCAAGTCGCTCGACCAGGCCGGGCTGAAGGTGAAGGCGACGCAGAAGATGGCCGTGGGCTTCCTCTTCACCGGGCTGGCGATGGCGATCATGAGCCTGGCCGGGTTCATGGCCGGAGCCAAGCAGGACGCGGTGAAGATCACCACGCCCGAGGGCGCCGTCGTGGTGCCGGTGGCGAAGACGCCGCTGAAGGACGTCAAGGCCGGCACGGCCGAGTTCGGCCCGGTGAAGGTGACGGCCGCCGACTGGGCCTACGACGAGGGGAAGAAGCGGCTGACGTTCGCGTCCGGCACCGTCCGGCTGGCCGACGGGAAGGAGCTGCTGGTGACCGGCGGCCACCTCGTCGCCGAGGAGTTCCCGGACGCCGCCGGGTGGGAGCGCGGCGGGGTGCTGGAGCCGCTGCTGAAGTCCGGCGAGGACCGGGCCAAGGCCGGCACCGAACCGACCAAGGCGACCGCCGAGGTGATCGACTGGGTGAAGCCCGCCGAGCGCGTGACGGTGTGGTGGCAGGTGCTGGCCTACCTCATCATCACCGTGGCCGAAATCCTGATCTCGGTGACCGGCCTGGAGCTGGCGTTCGTGGCCGCCCCGCAGTCGATGAAGAGCTTCGTGACCGGGTGCTGGCTGGCCGTGGTGTTCCTGGCGAACCTGCTGATCAACGCGCCGATCACCCGCCTCTACCCGGTGATGGCCCCGGGTGTGTACTTCGCCATGCTGGCCGGGGCGATGGTGGTGGTGGTGGTGGTGTTCATCCCGGTGGCGATGGCCTTCAACCGCGGGATGGCGGCGCAGGCGAACACGGCCCCCCGTCGGATCGGCGAGGCGGAGACGGAAGCGGTGTAA
- a CDS encoding rhodanese-like domain-containing protein, with translation MIPQLTVAELKRMQDAGEPVYLVDVRNPDEYAYCRLPGSLLIPLPELAGRTDEVQPPAGALVVVLCHHGVRSLRGAAVLRAAGHDNAASLAGGIDAWSRLIDPSVPRY, from the coding sequence ATGATCCCGCAACTGACGGTCGCCGAGCTGAAGCGGATGCAGGACGCCGGTGAGCCGGTGTACCTCGTGGACGTGCGCAACCCCGACGAGTACGCCTACTGCCGCCTGCCGGGGAGCCTGCTGATTCCGCTGCCGGAGTTGGCGGGACGCACGGACGAAGTGCAGCCGCCGGCGGGGGCGCTGGTGGTGGTGCTGTGCCACCACGGGGTGCGGAGCCTGCGCGGGGCGGCGGTGCTGCGGGCCGCGGGGCACGATAACGCCGCGTCGCTGGCCGGCGGGATCGACGCCTGGAGCCGGCTGATCGATCCGTCGGTCCCGCGGTACTGA
- the ybeY gene encoding rRNA maturation RNase YbeY encodes MIRARVSNPYEYPLDFAALKDAARVVLEGEGVREAAVTLAFVDDAHIHRLNKQFLNHDEPTDVLTFPHSAAGAKKLEGDVVIGYGVATEYAADRGHAVGPELVLYVVHGCLHLCGYTDTDDRGAAAMRAKEREYLTKLGLPDIAGE; translated from the coding sequence ATGATCCGCGCCCGCGTGTCGAACCCGTACGAGTACCCGCTCGACTTCGCCGCCCTCAAGGACGCCGCCCGCGTCGTGCTCGAGGGCGAGGGCGTGCGCGAGGCCGCGGTGACGCTGGCGTTCGTGGACGACGCCCACATCCACCGGCTGAACAAGCAGTTCCTGAACCACGACGAGCCGACCGACGTGCTCACCTTCCCGCACAGCGCCGCCGGGGCGAAGAAGCTGGAGGGCGACGTGGTCATCGGCTACGGCGTGGCGACGGAGTACGCCGCCGACCGCGGCCACGCCGTCGGCCCGGAGTTGGTGCTCTACGTCGTCCACGGGTGCCTCCACCTGTGCGGGTACACCGACACCGACGACCGCGGCGCCGCCGCGATGCGGGCGAAGGAGCGCGAGTACCTGACGAAGCTGGGCCTGCCGGACATCGCCGGGGAGTGA
- a CDS encoding metallophosphatase domain-containing protein, which translates to MRIVCVSDTHGGHRDLTVPDGDLLVHAGDITRRGELDTVADFDRWLGELPHPHKVVICGNHDFAFQEQPRAARALLTHAHYLEDTAVTVGGLTVYGSPWQPWFGGWAFNLERGPALAAVWAKIPDGTDILITHGPPAGILDRTIRGELVGCRDLFDRVMEVRPRLHVFGHIHEAAGRSDIDGTTFVNASCFDGRGRPVVVEWDA; encoded by the coding sequence ATGCGGATCGTCTGCGTCAGCGACACCCACGGGGGGCACCGCGACCTGACCGTGCCCGACGGCGACCTCCTCGTCCACGCCGGCGACATCACCCGCCGCGGCGAACTCGACACCGTCGCCGACTTCGACCGCTGGCTCGGGGAACTCCCGCACCCGCACAAGGTCGTCATCTGCGGCAACCACGACTTCGCGTTTCAGGAACAGCCGCGGGCCGCACGGGCGCTCCTCACCCACGCCCACTACCTCGAAGACACCGCGGTCACGGTCGGCGGACTGACGGTGTACGGCAGCCCGTGGCAGCCGTGGTTCGGCGGCTGGGCGTTCAACCTGGAGCGCGGCCCCGCCCTCGCCGCCGTGTGGGCGAAGATTCCCGACGGCACCGACATCCTCATCACGCACGGCCCGCCGGCGGGAATCCTGGACCGCACGATTCGCGGTGAGCTGGTCGGCTGCCGCGACCTGTTCGACCGCGTGATGGAGGTACGGCCGCGGCTTCACGTGTTCGGCCACATCCACGAGGCCGCGGGGCGCAGCGACATCGACGGCACCACGTTCGTGAACGCCAGCTGCTTCGACGGGCGCGGCCGGCCGGTGGTCGTAGAATGGGACGCATGA
- a CDS encoding pepsin/retropepsin-like aspartic protease family protein, whose product MPGVSGSWNEADGAALRVWIGLSAKEVRRLRAAGSPIPQPIDVLALVDTGAQVTCVDPDVLARLPLDHYGFTHINVPAAGGLGYAVQYAASLTIPHPSGRVADNFHKADLPLTEVPLGPFGCDILIGRDLLVLCAFRLDGPSLTFTLDY is encoded by the coding sequence GTGCCCGGCGTGAGCGGGTCGTGGAACGAGGCCGACGGGGCAGCGCTCCGGGTTTGGATCGGACTGAGCGCGAAGGAAGTCCGCCGCCTCCGGGCCGCCGGCAGCCCGATACCGCAGCCGATCGACGTGCTCGCCCTCGTCGACACCGGGGCACAGGTGACGTGCGTCGACCCGGACGTGCTCGCCCGGCTTCCGCTCGACCACTACGGGTTCACTCACATCAACGTGCCAGCCGCGGGCGGGCTCGGGTACGCGGTCCAGTACGCCGCCTCCTTGACCATCCCGCACCCGAGTGGGCGTGTCGCGGACAACTTCCACAAGGCCGACCTGCCGCTGACGGAGGTTCCGCTCGGCCCGTTCGGCTGCGACATTCTGATCGGCCGCGACCTGCTCGTGCTGTGCGCCTTCCGCCTCGACGGCCCGTCGCTCACCTTCACCCTCGACTACTGA
- a CDS encoding phage holin family protein: MDSDLIPFDRPDADEPSNLGKLARGTDYFADVGRWPRLLGAAALTPVAAYFLLAGLLTPVAAAHFAWRNEWPLAGLLLGIGAGHGVVGFALAWLARRLWRGVPSANRRTVLPSWLVGSFLVGFLTPMGLGLTAALGAKAWQAAGAGDATVALWCAAGAVGSVAGLWRAYRTFARLVRGRPGG, translated from the coding sequence GTGGACTCCGACCTCATCCCCTTCGACCGCCCCGACGCCGACGAGCCGAGCAACCTCGGCAAGCTCGCCCGCGGCACCGACTACTTCGCCGACGTCGGCCGCTGGCCGCGCCTGTTGGGCGCCGCGGCTCTCACCCCGGTCGCGGCGTACTTCCTGCTCGCCGGGTTGCTCACGCCCGTGGCCGCGGCGCACTTCGCGTGGCGGAACGAGTGGCCGCTGGCGGGGCTGCTGCTCGGCATCGGCGCGGGTCACGGCGTGGTCGGGTTCGCGCTGGCGTGGCTGGCCCGGCGGCTGTGGCGCGGCGTGCCGTCGGCGAACCGGCGGACGGTGCTTCCGTCGTGGCTCGTGGGGTCGTTCCTGGTCGGCTTCCTGACGCCGATGGGCCTCGGGCTGACGGCCGCGCTGGGCGCGAAGGCGTGGCAGGCGGCGGGCGCCGGCGACGCGACGGTGGCGCTGTGGTGCGCGGCCGGCGCGGTGGGCTCGGTGGCGGGGTTGTGGCGGGCGTACCGCACGTTCGCGCGGCTGGTGCGCGGCCGGCCCGGCGGGTAG
- a CDS encoding glycosyltransferase family 87 protein: MTPSPTSDRLRTWERVGLALLALLLVAFGVLTEIRSAFQTTPKTDFGVFARAGWAVRAGLDIYDVTDDNGWHYAYPPPFAVAMVPLAHPYKFLPQAGYVPYAVSVGVWYALSLLAIGYAVHTFAGVVLPTLERGSRRWWYARLVPVYVCLGGLGHTLGRGQVNPMVVALWAAGFAAVVRNRRYAGGAWLAAAAVLKIIPTLLVVYPLVRRDWRALVGAAAAVVVLIGVVPAAVWGVPGAVDVNAKLVRVVLGPVFDEHGDQTRAKELHGAAATDSQSVLAAVHAWQHPDPAARPDQPGRAAKVAHLAVSGTMLLVTAWVGFRRAGPAPADQLVLFGGLCAVMMLMTPVSHMHYYAFVLPLACGLWLRGLAARPGALTADARTTTALAAWAIITAVPLFPGPVFDRLREGGLGAAATIGLWALGLAAIARRPEAAAEPLPMRRAA, from the coding sequence ATGACACCGTCCCCCACCTCCGACCGCCTCCGGACCTGGGAGCGCGTCGGCCTCGCCCTGCTCGCGCTGCTGCTGGTCGCGTTCGGGGTGCTCACCGAAATCCGCTCGGCGTTCCAGACCACGCCGAAGACCGACTTCGGCGTCTTCGCCCGCGCCGGCTGGGCCGTCCGCGCCGGCCTCGACATTTACGACGTGACCGACGACAACGGCTGGCACTACGCCTACCCGCCGCCGTTCGCCGTGGCGATGGTGCCGCTGGCCCACCCGTACAAGTTCCTGCCGCAAGCCGGGTACGTGCCCTACGCCGTGTCCGTCGGCGTGTGGTACGCGCTGAGCCTGCTGGCGATCGGCTACGCGGTCCACACGTTCGCCGGGGTGGTGCTGCCGACACTGGAGCGTGGCTCGCGGCGGTGGTGGTACGCCCGGCTGGTGCCGGTGTACGTGTGCCTCGGCGGGCTGGGTCACACCCTCGGCCGCGGGCAGGTCAACCCGATGGTGGTGGCGCTGTGGGCGGCCGGGTTCGCCGCCGTGGTGCGGAACCGCCGCTACGCCGGCGGCGCGTGGCTGGCCGCGGCCGCGGTCCTGAAGATCATCCCGACGCTGCTGGTGGTGTACCCGCTGGTCCGCCGCGACTGGCGGGCGCTGGTCGGCGCCGCGGCCGCGGTGGTGGTGCTCATCGGCGTCGTGCCGGCGGCGGTGTGGGGCGTGCCGGGCGCGGTGGACGTGAACGCGAAGCTCGTGCGGGTGGTGCTGGGGCCGGTGTTCGACGAGCACGGCGACCAGACGCGGGCGAAGGAACTGCACGGGGCGGCGGCGACGGACAGCCAGTCGGTGCTGGCGGCGGTCCACGCCTGGCAGCACCCCGACCCGGCGGCGCGGCCGGACCAGCCGGGCCGGGCGGCCAAAGTGGCGCACCTGGCCGTGAGCGGCACGATGCTGCTGGTGACGGCGTGGGTCGGGTTCCGCCGTGCGGGGCCGGCGCCGGCCGACCAGCTGGTGCTGTTCGGTGGCCTGTGCGCGGTGATGATGTTGATGACGCCGGTGTCGCACATGCACTACTACGCCTTCGTGCTGCCGCTGGCGTGCGGGCTGTGGCTCCGCGGGCTGGCGGCGCGGCCGGGGGCACTGACGGCGGACGCCCGCACCACGACGGCGCTGGCGGCGTGGGCTATCATCACCGCGGTGCCGCTGTTCCCCGGCCCGGTATTCGACCGCCTCCGCGAGGGCGGGCTGGGCGCCGCCGCGACGATCGGCCTGTGGGCGCTGGGGCTGGCGGCGATCGCCCGGCGGCCGGAGGCGGCGGCGGAGCCGCTGCCGATGCGCCGCGCCGCCTGA
- a CDS encoding phytoene desaturase family protein, protein MPERDAVIVGSGPNGLAAAIELARAGLSVLVVEGADTIGGGARSAALTLPGFTHDVCSAVYPMAAASPYLRTLPLDRFGLEWLHPPLPFAHPLDGGTAAVFRRSVEDTAAGLGEDADAYRRLIAPLVRAADGLFADLLGPPFTIPRHPLAALRFGLPGLRSGRGFAEAYFRTREARALWAGVAAHAILPLESRPGGAVALMLGLAGHAHGWPVARGGAQALTDALAGYFRSLGGEIETGRWVKSLADLPPAKAVLFDTSPRQLLAIAGDALPAGYARRLRKYRHGPGVFKVDWALSAPVPWAAVDVRGAGTVHVGGTLDEVAAAERAGFEGRHAEKPFVLFVQPGVIDPSRAPAGKHVGWGYCHVPPGGGEDMLGRIEAQMERFAPGFRDVVLGRHVTTAAAMEAYNPNYVGGDISGGVTDLWQLFTRPVAKFDPYRTANSRLWLCSSSTPPGGGVHGMCGWAAARSVLRRLGVKPAA, encoded by the coding sequence ATGCCGGAACGCGACGCGGTCATCGTCGGCAGCGGGCCCAACGGCCTCGCGGCCGCCATCGAGCTGGCCCGCGCCGGCCTGTCGGTGCTGGTCGTGGAAGGGGCCGACACGATCGGCGGCGGGGCGCGGTCGGCGGCGCTGACGCTGCCGGGCTTCACCCACGACGTGTGCTCGGCGGTGTACCCGATGGCCGCCGCGAGTCCGTACCTGCGCACGCTGCCGCTCGACCGCTTCGGCCTGGAATGGCTCCACCCGCCGCTGCCGTTCGCCCACCCGCTCGACGGCGGCACCGCGGCCGTGTTCCGCCGCTCGGTCGAGGACACCGCCGCGGGTCTGGGAGAAGACGCGGACGCCTACCGCCGGCTGATCGCGCCGCTCGTCCGCGCCGCCGACGGGCTGTTCGCCGACCTGCTGGGGCCGCCGTTCACGATCCCGCGGCACCCGCTGGCCGCGCTGCGGTTCGGCCTCCCCGGGTTGCGCTCGGGTCGCGGCTTCGCGGAGGCGTACTTCCGCACGCGGGAAGCCCGTGCGCTGTGGGCGGGGGTGGCGGCGCACGCGATCCTGCCGCTGGAGTCGCGGCCCGGCGGGGCGGTGGCGCTCATGCTCGGCCTGGCCGGCCACGCCCACGGCTGGCCGGTCGCACGCGGCGGCGCGCAGGCGCTGACCGACGCCCTCGCCGGCTACTTCCGCTCACTCGGCGGCGAGATCGAAACGGGCCGCTGGGTGAAGTCGCTGGCCGACCTGCCGCCGGCGAAGGCGGTGCTGTTCGACACGTCGCCGCGGCAACTTCTGGCGATCGCCGGCGACGCTTTGCCGGCCGGGTACGCGCGGCGGCTGCGGAAGTACCGGCACGGCCCCGGCGTGTTCAAGGTGGACTGGGCGCTGTCGGCCCCGGTGCCGTGGGCGGCGGTGGACGTGCGCGGGGCCGGCACCGTCCACGTCGGCGGCACGCTGGACGAGGTCGCCGCCGCGGAGCGCGCCGGGTTCGAGGGCCGGCACGCGGAGAAGCCGTTCGTGCTGTTCGTGCAGCCGGGCGTGATCGACCCGTCGCGGGCGCCGGCGGGGAAACACGTCGGCTGGGGCTACTGCCACGTCCCGCCGGGCGGCGGGGAGGACATGCTGGGCCGCATCGAGGCGCAAATGGAGCGCTTCGCCCCGGGCTTCCGCGACGTGGTGCTCGGCCGGCACGTGACGACGGCGGCGGCGATGGAGGCGTACAACCCGAACTACGTGGGCGGCGACATCAGCGGCGGCGTGACGGACCTGTGGCAGCTGTTCACGCGGCCGGTGGCGAAGTTCGACCCGTACCGGACGGCGAACTCGCGGCTGTGGCTGTGCTCGTCGTCGACGCCGCCCGGCGGCGGCGTTCACGGGATGTGCGGCTGGGCCGCGGCGCGGTCGGTGCTACGGCGGCTGGGGGTGAAGCCGGCGGCGTAG
- a CDS encoding serine/threonine-protein kinase, with amino-acid sequence MPDARTHSLHPPEPDPTCVIAGGTAVSTPLPPSAADAAPGYVVIHEIARGGMGRVVAARDPKLNREVAIKFLLPTSDPTAADRFAREAEITARLPHPGVPPVHALGRTPAGQPFLVMKLVRGRTLAALLGDRPDPRHALGRFVGVFEQLCQAVGYAHSQGIIHRDLKPANVMVGAFGEVQVMDWGLAADGAECGVRRAAARPESRPAPPDSAPTSTHSALTLAGTVLGTPGYMAPEQARGEAIDARADVFALGGVLALVLTGRQPVPDDWTAGSAAEDGIEAAAALRADLPHAGADPELTRLAYACLSPYPDDRPADGKAVAEAVAAYRARAEDRARRAESDRAAAEARVAAEARASAARAAADGRTRRAHAGLWAAFVVMGAAAGLAGWWHDRVERERQQEAGHAAAAQARLQLERDLAHERADGESSSTRANAAQHLALAADLRDRFRFDDADRAVALAAALAARVEADDLVRRAAEAKAQLDTVRALDAARTRQLVWVQQQGSLGRYADASGDFRAAFAAAGLDFAAEEIDALVGKVTASPIRTQLVAALDDWTAAEDDRRLAARALEVTRLADPGPWTDRLRDPEVRADPGRLADLAAAAEPAELTSAALVALARVMMAARLDPAPVLLRAHAAHPADYRIAFHLGDLSVHRDAARAAGFYRTARAMRPDNFAANVNLGVALMKAGDPAGARDAYLLAARIDPDSPLAAYNLGRALAATGDLLGAAASLLKATRGFPGYVDAQLELARVLDEAGDLPAAVEAAWAATRADPADKRVWDRLAVLAARTDRPHQHIDGLREVVGKSQDQAVFHTHLGGALVDAGRPDEGIAALRRAVELAPGHSPAYQFLGVAYSHKGDTAEAISWHRKAVDIDPTSSWAQTRLGGALVNAGREDDGIAALDAAARLDPTNATAFEFLGVARNRKREYTAAAVAFRRAAELEPTIPRVHYQFGTALLNAGDAAGAVEPLREATRREPGVPQPWTNLGSALMRVGRTADAAAAFREALRVRPGFPPAAAGLAEVERLTAE; translated from the coding sequence GTGCCCGACGCCCGCACCCATAGCCTACACCCTCCCGAACCCGACCCCACCTGCGTCATCGCGGGCGGGACCGCGGTCAGCACGCCGCTGCCGCCGTCGGCCGCCGACGCGGCCCCCGGGTACGTGGTGATCCACGAGATCGCTCGCGGCGGCATGGGGCGCGTCGTCGCCGCCCGCGACCCGAAGCTGAACCGCGAAGTGGCCATCAAGTTCCTCCTCCCCACGTCCGACCCGACGGCCGCCGACCGGTTCGCCCGCGAGGCGGAGATCACGGCCCGGCTGCCGCACCCGGGCGTGCCGCCGGTCCACGCCCTGGGCCGCACCCCGGCCGGGCAGCCGTTCCTGGTGATGAAGCTGGTCCGCGGCCGCACCCTGGCCGCGCTACTCGGCGACCGGCCTGACCCGCGGCACGCACTGGGGCGGTTCGTCGGCGTGTTCGAGCAACTGTGCCAGGCCGTCGGGTACGCCCACAGCCAGGGGATCATCCACCGCGACCTGAAGCCGGCGAACGTCATGGTCGGGGCGTTCGGCGAGGTGCAGGTCATGGACTGGGGGCTCGCGGCGGACGGTGCGGAGTGCGGCGTGCGGCGCGCGGCGGCCAGGCCCGAGTCGCGGCCGGCGCCTCCGGACTCCGCGCCCACCTCAACGCACTCCGCACTCACGCTGGCCGGGACGGTCCTCGGCACGCCCGGGTACATGGCGCCGGAGCAGGCCCGCGGCGAGGCCATCGACGCGCGGGCCGACGTGTTCGCGCTCGGCGGCGTGCTGGCGCTCGTCCTCACCGGCCGGCAACCGGTCCCCGACGACTGGACGGCGGGCAGCGCGGCCGAGGACGGCATCGAGGCGGCGGCGGCGCTGCGCGCGGACCTGCCGCACGCCGGCGCCGACCCCGAGTTAACGCGGCTCGCCTACGCCTGCCTGAGCCCGTACCCGGACGACCGCCCGGCCGACGGGAAGGCCGTGGCCGAGGCCGTCGCCGCGTACCGGGCCCGCGCCGAGGACCGCGCCCGCCGGGCCGAGTCGGACCGCGCCGCGGCGGAGGCGCGCGTCGCCGCCGAGGCCCGCGCGTCCGCGGCCCGCGCCGCCGCCGACGGCCGCACGCGCCGCGCCCACGCCGGGCTGTGGGCGGCGTTCGTCGTGATGGGCGCGGCCGCCGGCCTGGCCGGGTGGTGGCACGACCGGGTGGAGCGCGAGCGCCAGCAGGAGGCCGGTCACGCCGCGGCGGCGCAGGCCCGGCTGCAGCTGGAGCGCGACCTGGCCCACGAGCGGGCCGACGGCGAGTCGAGCTCGACCCGCGCCAACGCCGCCCAGCACCTGGCGCTGGCCGCCGACCTCCGCGACCGCTTCCGGTTCGACGACGCCGACCGGGCCGTGGCGCTGGCCGCCGCGCTGGCGGCGCGCGTCGAGGCGGACGACCTGGTGCGCCGCGCGGCCGAGGCGAAGGCGCAGCTGGACACCGTGCGGGCGCTCGACGCGGCCCGGACCAGGCAGCTGGTGTGGGTGCAGCAGCAGGGGAGCCTCGGCCGGTACGCCGACGCCTCGGGCGACTTCCGCGCCGCGTTCGCCGCCGCCGGCCTCGACTTCGCCGCCGAGGAAATCGACGCCCTGGTCGGCAAGGTGACGGCGTCGCCGATCAGGACGCAACTGGTGGCCGCGCTCGACGACTGGACGGCGGCCGAGGACGACCGGCGGCTGGCGGCGCGGGCGCTGGAGGTGACCCGGCTGGCCGACCCCGGCCCGTGGACCGACCGGCTCCGCGACCCGGAGGTGCGGGCCGACCCCGGTCGGCTCGCGGACCTCGCCGCGGCGGCCGAGCCGGCCGAGCTCACGTCCGCCGCGCTGGTGGCGCTGGCCCGCGTGATGATGGCCGCGCGGCTGGACCCGGCGCCGGTGCTGCTGCGGGCACACGCCGCCCACCCGGCCGACTACCGCATCGCCTTCCACCTCGGCGACCTGTCCGTCCACCGCGACGCGGCCCGCGCCGCCGGGTTCTACCGCACCGCCCGCGCCATGCGGCCGGACAACTTCGCCGCCAACGTCAACCTCGGGGTGGCGCTGATGAAGGCCGGCGACCCGGCCGGGGCGCGCGACGCCTACCTGCTCGCCGCCCGGATCGACCCCGACAGCCCGCTGGCGGCGTACAACCTCGGCCGCGCCCTCGCCGCCACCGGCGACCTGCTCGGCGCCGCCGCGTCGCTGCTGAAGGCGACCCGCGGCTTCCCCGGGTACGTGGACGCGCAACTGGAACTGGCCCGGGTGCTGGACGAGGCCGGCGACCTGCCGGCGGCGGTCGAGGCGGCGTGGGCCGCGACGCGGGCCGACCCCGCCGACAAGCGGGTGTGGGACCGGCTGGCCGTGCTGGCGGCCCGGACGGACCGGCCGCACCAGCACATCGACGGCCTGCGGGAGGTCGTCGGGAAGTCGCAGGACCAGGCCGTCTTCCACACGCACCTGGGCGGGGCGCTGGTGGACGCCGGCCGGCCGGACGAGGGGATCGCGGCGCTGCGGCGGGCGGTCGAACTGGCCCCGGGGCACTCGCCGGCGTACCAGTTCCTGGGCGTGGCCTATTCCCACAAGGGCGACACGGCCGAGGCCATAAGCTGGCACCGCAAGGCGGTCGACATCGACCCGACCAGCTCGTGGGCGCAGACCCGGCTCGGCGGCGCGCTGGTGAACGCCGGCCGCGAGGACGACGGCATCGCCGCCCTCGACGCCGCCGCCCGGCTCGACCCGACGAACGCCACCGCGTTCGAGTTCCTGGGCGTCGCCCGCAACCGGAAGCGCGAGTACACCGCGGCCGCGGTCGCGTTCCGCCGGGCGGCCGAGCTGGAGCCGACGATCCCGCGGGTACACTACCAGTTCGGCACGGCGCTGCTGAACGCCGGCGACGCGGCCGGGGCGGTGGAGCCGCTCCGCGAGGCGACGCGCCGCGAACCGGGCGTGCCGCAGCCGTGGACGAACCTGGGCAGCGCCCTGATGCGGGTCGGCCGCACGGCCGACGCCGCGGCGGCCTTCCGCGAGGCGCTGCGGGTGCGGCCCGGCTTCCCGCCGGCGGCCGCCGGCCTCGCCGAGGTGGAGCGGCTGACGGCGGAGTGA